A DNA window from Theobroma cacao cultivar B97-61/B2 chromosome 5, Criollo_cocoa_genome_V2, whole genome shotgun sequence contains the following coding sequences:
- the LOC18600073 gene encoding putative lysine-specific demethylase JMJ16 — protein sequence MGTELMRVCVKEENDDIPSVPPGFESYASFTLKRAQDTEKQESDNVMCCSAPASTSETSPVKKETELGNRGNAKISRSLRRRPWINYGRYDNSSEEEPDCGKLDQNLRLRLNLPKGVIRGCPECNDCQKVTARWRPEEACRPDLEDAPVFYPTEEEFEDTLKYIASIRPRAEQYGICRIVPPSSWKPPCPLKEKNVWENSRFTTRVQRVDKLQNRDSMRKMSKVNNNMRRKRRRCMRMAVDCGSDSGSISGSADAGFCEVERFGFEPGPEFTLEKFQKYADDFKAQYLRRRENGVDMEGRMTILQEHPEPSVENIEGEYWRVVEKATEEIEVLYGADLETGVFGSGFPKKPSQVEFVSNEKYIKSGWNLNNFPRLPGSVLSYESSDISGVLVPWLYVGMCFSSFCWHVEDHHLYSLNYMHWGAPKIWYGVPGKDASKLEEAMRKHLPDLFDEQPDLLHKLVTQLSPSILKYEGVPVYRCVQNAGEFVLTFPRAYHAGFNCGFNCAEAVNVAPVDWLPHGQIAIELYREQGRKTSISHDKLLLGAAREAVKALWELNLLKKYTSDNIRWKDMCGKDGVLAKTLKTRVEMEHRGREVLCSSSLAVKMESNFDATSERECSICFFDLHLSAAGCHCSPDRYACLNHAKQFCSCARGAKIFLFRYDINELNILVEALEGKLSAVYRWARLDLGLALSSYVSRDNMLGAKLSHALEVIPKGVQSQPSVNSVKDLPGEEMSKDKPLILAQISAQMLLLQRNKLPEAALPSKVSNAKLKKEETILSASNLRMPVCHFSQEHRPSTGGETAVESRVKKPSAPADDNIILLSDDEGDEPKKPVSERPKEHFITKQSDVSLRLAPSGEAITCNFNNEPILTIPLTDAAVMNQRDASSPDVQRNSCSSHYSQVKDEHAGNDITLFGYNHQNISCHLDSAIAESGRNVQDSCNSTEMYNINNNLVTVESNLQHLLPLESEKANKDKFEKLGAIASSNLVDNAKANVGGPSCSQNNLDRNFRQKGPRIAKVVRRINCNVEPLEFGVVLSGNFWCNSQAIFPKGFKSRVRYINVLDPTNMAYYVSEILDAGRDGPLFMVSVEHCPSEVFIHVSAARCWEMVREKVNQEITKQHRLGRTNLPPLQPPGSLDGFEMFGFSSPAIVQAVEAIDRNRVCTEYWDSRPYSRPRVQILQHSQLPDNGGNLFRTSGEQSNAGDPRNNCLPGGVDTILRGLFKKANSEELHLLCSILSDKRPPVDVDRVARLLNEEIHRRPG from the exons ATGGGGACAGAACTTATGAGGGTTTGTGTTAAAGAAGAGAACGATGACATTCCATCAGTTCCACCAGGTTTTGAGTCATATGCATCTTTTACCTTAAAGAGGGCACAAGATACTGAAAAACAAGAGAGTGATAATGTAATGTGCTGCTCAGCCCCTGCAAGTACTTCCGAAACCAGTCCGGTTAAAAAGGAAACTGAGTTGGGCAATAGGGGAAACGCAAAGATTTCAAGGTCTCTGAGGCGTAGACCTTGGATAAACTATGGTCGATATGATAATAGTTCAGAAGAGGAGCCTGATTGTGGGAAGCTTGATCAA AATCTAAGATTGAGACTTAATCTTCCTAAAGGTGTTATCCGTGGATGTCCGGAGTGTAATGATTGCCAAAAG GTAACTGCAAGATGGCGTCCAGAAGAGGCATGTAGGCCAGACCTTGAGGATGCACCTGTATTCTACCCAACAGAAGAG GAGTTTGAAGATACTTTGAAGTATATAGCTAGTATACGACCAAGAGCAGAACAATATGGAATTTGTCGCATTGTTCCTCCATCTTCTTGGAAGCCTCCTTGTCCTcttaaagaaaagaatgtGTGGGAAAATTCTAGATTCACTACTCGTGTGCAGAGGGTTGACAAGCTTCAGAATCGTGATTCAATGAGAAAAATGTCAAAAGTTAATAACAATATGAGGAGGAAAAGGAGAAGATGCATGAGAATGGCTGTAGACTGTGGGTCTGATAGTGGAAGTATCTCAGGGTCTGCTGATGCTGGGTTTTGTGAAGTTGAGAGGTTTGGGTTTGAACCTGGTCCAGAGTTTACTCTGGAAAAATTTCAGAAGTATGCAGATGATTTCAAGGCACAGTACTTAAGGAGGAGGGAAAACGGTGTGGATATGGAAGGTAGAATGACCATTCTTCAAGAGCACCCTGAGCCTTCAGTTGAGAATATTGAGGGTGAATACTGGCGGGTAGTGGAGAAAGCAACCGAGGAAATAGAG gtCTTATATGGGGCTGATCTGGAAACAGGGGTTTTTGGCAGTGGGTTTCCCAAGAAGCCCAGTCAAGTTGAATTTGTTTCAAATGAAAAGTACATAAAATCAGGCTGGAACTTAAATAACTTTCCCAGGCTTCCTGGATCTGTTCTCTCTTATGAAAGCAGTGATATTTCTGGGGTTCTGGTTCCCTGGTTGTATGTTGGAATGTGCTTTTCCTCCTTTTGCTGG CATGTTGAAGATCACCACCTATACTCACTAAATTACATGCATTGGGgtgctccaaaaatttggTATGGTGTCCCCGGAAAGGATGCTTCTAAACTGGAGGAGGCTATGAGAAAGCATTTGCCTGACCTTTTTGACGAACAACCTGACTTGCTTCATAAACTG GTCACTCAGCTTTCCCCTTCCATACTAAAGTATGAAGGGGTACCTGTCTATCGGTGTGTTCAGAATGCTGGAGAGTTTGTTCTGACCTTCCCTAGAGCATATCATGCGGGGTTCAACTGTGGTTTCAATTGCGCTGAGGCAGTAAATGTAGCTCCTGTTGACTGGTTGCCTCATGGGCAGATCGCTATTGAGCTATACCGTGAACAGGGAAGAAAAACTTCCATCTCACATGATAAACTGTTGCTTGGAGCAGCAAGGGAAGCAGTCAAAGCCCTCTGGGAGCTCAATTTATTGAAGAAGTACACTTCTGATAACATAAGGTGGAAAGATATGTGTGGAAAGGATGGAGTCTTAGCTAAAACTCTCAAG ACGCGTGTTGAGATGGAGCATCGAGGGAGGGAAGTTCTTTGCAGTTCCTCTCTGGCTGTGAAAATGGAGAGCAATTTTGATGCTACCAGCGAGAGAGAATGCAGTATATGTTTTTTTGATTTGCACCTTTCTGCAGCAGGTTGTCATTGCTCCCCCGATAGATATGCATGCCTGAATCATGCAAAGCAGTTCTGCTCATGTGCTAGGGGTgccaaaattttcctttttcgtTATGacataaatgaattaaatatcCTTGTTGAGGCGCTGGAAGGAAAACTAAGTGCAGTATATAGGTGGGCAAGACTAGACCTTGGGCTGGCCCTGAGTTCATATGTCTCCAGAGACAATATGCTGGGTGCTAAATTATCGCATGCCCTGGAAGTAATACCTAAAGGGGTGCAATCACAACCATCAGTTAATTCCGTCAAAGATTTACCAGGAGAAGAAATGTCGAAAGACAAGCCTTTGATTTTAGCTCAGATCTCTGCTCAGATGTTATTGCTACAAAGAAACAAACTACCAGAGGCTGCATTACCATCAAAAGTTTCAAATGCTAAGTTGAAGAAAGAGGAAACCATTCTTTCTGCATCAAATTTAAGAATGCCTGTTTGCCACTTCTCCCAGGAACATAGGCCATCCACTGGAGGCGAAACTGCTGTAGAAAGTAGAGTGAAGAAACCTTCAGCTCCAGCAGATGATAACATTATTCTTCTTAGCGATGATGAAGGTGATGAGCCAAAGAAACCAGTTTCAGAAAGACCAAAAGAACATTTTATTACAAAGCAGTCAGACGTTTCATTGAGGCTGGCACCATCAGGCGAAGCGATCAcatgtaattttaataatgAGCCTATCTTAACCATCCCTCTGACTGATGCTGCAGTTATGAATCAAAGGGATGCCAGTTCCCCTGATGTACAAAGGAATAGTTGTTCATCTCATTATTCTCAAGTGAAAGATGAGCATGCTGGAAATGATATCACATTGTTTGGATATAATCACCAGAATATTTCTTGTCATTTAGACTCCGCCATTGCAGAATCTGGTAGAAATGTTCAGGATTCTTGTAATAGTACAGAGATGTATAATATCAATAATAATCTTGTGACTGTTGAAAGCAACCTTCAGCATCTGCTGCCATTGGAAAGTGAAAAAGCTAACAAGGATAAATTTGAGAAGTTGGGAGCCATTGCCTCTTCAAATTTAGTTGACAATGCAAAAGCTAATGTAGGAGGGCCGTCTTGCTCTCAAAATAATCTGGACAGAAACTTCCGGCAGAAAGGACCTCGCATTGCTAAGGTAGTGCGCAGGATCAACTGCAATGTTGAGCCACTGGAATTTGGAGTTGTTCTCTCTGGGAATTTTTGGTGTAACAGCCAGGCCATTTTTCCTAAAG GATTTAAGAGCCGGGTTAGGTATATAAACGTTTTAGATCCAACAAATATGGCATACTATGTCTCAGAAATTCTGGATGCAGGAAGGGATGGACCTTTGTTCAtg gTTTCTGTGGAGCATTGTCCCAGTGAAGTATTCATCCATGTTTCAGCTGCCAGATGCTGGGAGATGGTGAGGGAGAAAGTGAATCAAGAGATCACAAAGCAGCATAGACTAGGAAGGACCAACCTCCCACCATTACAGCCTCCTGGAAGCCTAGATGGCTTTGAGAtgtttggtttttcttcaCCAGCAATCGTGCAG GCCGTTGAGGCAATCGATCGAAATCGAGTTTGTACAGAGTATTGGGACTCTCGGCCTTACTCACGGCCTCGAGTGCAGATTCTACAACATTCTCAGCTCCCTGATAATGGTGGGAACTTATTTAGGACATCTGGAGAACAAAGTAATGCAGGGGATCCTCGCAACAATTGCTTGCCTGGTGGAGTTGACACGATACTCAGAGGCCTATTCAAGAAGGCCAACTCTGAAGAATTACACTTGCTTTGTAGCATTTTAAGTGACAAAAGGCCACCCGTGGATGTAGACCGTGTGGCTCGACTCCTTAATGAAGAGATTCACCGTCGTCCTGGatga
- the LOC18600072 gene encoding RNA-binding protein 42 isoform X1 → MSIPPSSATTPSSSSSSQFTYQTTANPSYFPLPFHLQQQAQPYAPPAQPVPVAPAPVYPAPVAPVPGVYSLPQYQQAQQLFQRDAQIVTPEALESVKAALASSEIEHKAETKKKVIPRKAAGQSWEDPTLAEWPENDFRLFCGDLGNEVNDDVLSKAFARFPSFNMARVVRDKRTGKTKGYGFVSFANPSDLAAALKEMNGKYVGNRPIKLRKSNWKERIDQEALERQRNQNQKKPKPQKKGILHK, encoded by the exons ATGTCGATTCCACCCTCCTCCGCCACAACCCCGTCTTCCTCATCTTCTTCTCAGTTCACTTACCAAACGACAGCGAATCCTTCCTATTTCCCTCTGCCGTTTCATCTCCAACAACAGGCACAACCTTATGCCCCCCCGGCCCAGCCCGTTCCCGTCGCCCCAGCCCCTGTCTACCCCGCCCCAGTCGCCCCCGTCCCCGGCGTCTATTCTCTCCCTCAATACCAACAG GCCCAGCAGTTATTTCAAAGGGATGCACAGATAGTTACACCTGAGGCACTAGAGAGTGTAAAGGCTGCGCTTGCAAGCAGTGAGATTGAGCACAAAGCTGAAACCAAGAAGAAAGTAATCCCTCGTAAAGCTGCTGGTCAGTCATGGGAGGATCCAACACTTGCAGAGTGGCCAGAAA ATGACTTTCGCCTATTTTGCGGTGATCTTGGTAATGAGGTGAATGATGATGTTCTTTCAAAAGCTTTTGCGCGATTTCCTTCATTTAACATGGCCAGA GTTGTTAGAGATAAAAGGACAGGCAAAACGAAGGGCTATGGGTTTGTTAGCTTTGCTAACCCTTCTGACCTTGCAGCTGCACTTAAAGAGATGAATG GTAAATATGTTGGAAATAGACCAATCAAGCTTCGCAAGAGTAACTGGAAGGAGAGGATAGATCAAGAGGCCCTTGAGAGACAGAGG AACCAAAATCAGAAAAAGCCAAAGCCACAAAAGAAAGGGATATTACACAAGTGA
- the LOC18600072 gene encoding RNA-binding protein 42 isoform X2 produces the protein MPPRPSPFPSPQPLSTPPQSPPSPASILSLNTNSIFEQAQQLFQRDAQIVTPEALESVKAALASSEIEHKAETKKKVIPRKAAGQSWEDPTLAEWPENDFRLFCGDLGNEVNDDVLSKAFARFPSFNMARVVRDKRTGKTKGYGFVSFANPSDLAAALKEMNGKYVGNRPIKLRKSNWKERIDQEALERQRNQNQKKPKPQKKGILHK, from the exons ATGCCCCCCCGGCCCAGCCCGTTCCCGTCGCCCCAGCCCCTGTCTACCCCGCCCCAGTCGCCCCCGTCCCCGGCGTCTATTCTCTCCCTCAATACCAACAG TATATTTGAACAGGCCCAGCAGTTATTTCAAAGGGATGCACAGATAGTTACACCTGAGGCACTAGAGAGTGTAAAGGCTGCGCTTGCAAGCAGTGAGATTGAGCACAAAGCTGAAACCAAGAAGAAAGTAATCCCTCGTAAAGCTGCTGGTCAGTCATGGGAGGATCCAACACTTGCAGAGTGGCCAGAAA ATGACTTTCGCCTATTTTGCGGTGATCTTGGTAATGAGGTGAATGATGATGTTCTTTCAAAAGCTTTTGCGCGATTTCCTTCATTTAACATGGCCAGA GTTGTTAGAGATAAAAGGACAGGCAAAACGAAGGGCTATGGGTTTGTTAGCTTTGCTAACCCTTCTGACCTTGCAGCTGCACTTAAAGAGATGAATG GTAAATATGTTGGAAATAGACCAATCAAGCTTCGCAAGAGTAACTGGAAGGAGAGGATAGATCAAGAGGCCCTTGAGAGACAGAGG AACCAAAATCAGAAAAAGCCAAAGCCACAAAAGAAAGGGATATTACACAAGTGA